The sequence below is a genomic window from Bacteroidales bacterium MB20-C3-3.
CCAGGCTTCAGGATTCACTGAATACAGCATTTAATGTTAGCGCAGCTTTTGGAGACGAAAGGGGATCTCTGCTTATATCAACAGGCAGAAAAGGAGAGAAGCCAAAGCCATTTTCCACCCTTTTTGAGGCCGATGGAATATCTTTTGAAGAGCCAACAGAGCTTCTTTTCAGTTTTAATAATCCTTTGGGTGCCTGTCCCGAATGCTCCGGATATGGTAAAGTTTTGGGGATTGATGAGGCGCTGGTTGTCCCTGACTCATCACTCTCAATATACCAAGAGGCAATTGCCTGCTGGAAAGGCGAAACAATGAGCCTCTTCAGGGAGGAGCTGGTTAACAACTCAGATAAGTTTGGATTCCCTATACATAAACCATATTACCAGCTTTCAAAAGAGCAGAAATTGCTTTTATGGACAGGAAATGAGTATTTCACAGGCCTTAACGAGTTTTTCAAAATACTTGATCAGAATAAGTACAAAATTCATTACAGAATAATGAAGAGCCGTTATACCGGAAAGAGTGTCTGCCCATCCTGCGGTGGTGCCCGGCTTAGAAAAGAGGCATTATATGTAAAGATTGGAGGTAAAAATATAAGTGATCTTCTGGAGATGTCAATAGGTAAGGTGAAGAACTTCTTTGATAACCTTGTACTGAATGATTATCAATCCAGAATTGCCGGCCGTGCTCTTAAAGAGCTCCAGGACAGACTCACATATATTGACTCAGTTGGTCTCTCTTATCTTACGCTTAACCGCCCGTCAAACACTCTGTCAGGTGGTGAGAGCCAGCGGATTAATTTGGTTAGCTCTCTGGGAAGTAATCTGGTCGGCTCTCTTTATGTACTGGACGAACCGAGTATCGGACTGCATCCACGGGACACAGCAAGGCTCATATCTGTCGTAGAGCGCCTCAGAGACCTTGGTAACACAGTCCTTATTGTTGAACACGATGAGGAGATAATTGAGGCTGCCGATGAACTCATCGACATAGGCCCTCTTGCAGGAAGAGGGGGGGGAGAGCTGGTCTATCAGGGGAAGGTAAGGGGAGATATACCTGAGAAAGAGATGGAGAGAAGCCTTACCCTTCAGTATATATTTGGGAAGGAGAAAATAGAAGTGCCTGAAAAACGGAAAAGGTGGAGCTCATATATTGAAGTAGCGGGTGCATACGAGCACAACCTAAAGGAGATTGATGTAAAGTTTCCTCTAAGGGTCTTTACTGCAGTTACCGGGGTAAGCGGATCCGGTAAATCTACTCTTGTAAGGGATATTCTCTATCCGGCACTCTCCAGAAGGATTAATCAGCTTGGCGATAAACCAGGTGCTCACAAGGAGCTGAGAGGGGATCTGGATAAAATTACTGCTGTTGAGTATGTGGACCAGAATCCAATTGGAAAATCAACCAGATCTAACCCGGCTACATATCTAAAAGTGTATGATGAAATCAGAAAACTCTTCTCTGAGCAGCCATACGCAAAGGCAAACGGTTTTGGACACTCCCACTTCTCTTTCAATATTGATGGAGGCAGATGTCCTGAGTGTCAGGGAGAGGGTGTTATAAAAATTGAGATGCAGTTTATGGCTGATGTTCAGATGGTTTGTGACTCATGCCAGGGTAAAAGGTTTAAGGATGATATCCTTGAGGTGAGATATAAAGGATATAATATAAATGATATCTTGAATATGAGTGTTGAGGAGGCAATAGAGTTTTTCTCTGCTCAAAAAGAGCCGATTGCATTGAGAATTGCTGAGAAACTAAAGCCATTAAAGGCAGTGGGACTCTCTTATGTTATGCTGGGACAGAGTAGCAGCACCCTTAGCGGAGGAGAGAGTCAGCGTGTTAAACTTGCTTCATTTCTTGGCAAAGAGAGTTCTCACGGCTCAATTATGTTTATATTTGATGAACCTACAACCGGGCTCCATTTCCACGATATTAAAAAGCTGATGGACTCATTCAATGAACTTATTGCCAGAGGACACACTATCGTAGTGGTTGAGCATAATATGGATGTGGTGAAATGCGCAGACTGGATAATTGATATGGGTCCGGAAGCCGGAGAAGATGGTGGTCACGCTGTTTTTGAGGGGATACCTGAAGATCTGGTTAAATATGAGGAGAACCATACTGCCAGGGCGTTAAAAAAGAAATTGAACTGAAAATGAAGAGAGTCTCTGTACTTATAATTTTGTTATTCTCTTTAACACCTCTCCTTTCACAGGAGGAGCAGGAACCTTCACTAAGGTGGAGTTTCTCCCCTCAGGTTGGAACTGATCTGGGGGTTACTCTTCCCTATCCTATGAGTGCCATAGGTGGAATTTTTAATCCCTATCCGGATATTTTGCCATCGCTTGGAGCAAGAACTTCGTTCAGATTCAAACAGGGATGGGTGATGGGTGCTGAGGTTACATATAAGACAGTCTCTATGACCGCAAATGCAAGGGTGGAGAATCAGATGATGCTCTCAGGAAATGGCGATACAAAACAGTATTTCTCCGGAACAGCTTTTCTTAGCAGCAGTTTCACTCAGTTAGAGGTTCCTCTGTATGTAAAATATATGATTGGTAAGAAAGGTATTCACAGAGCCTTGCTTGGTGGATACTGGTCTTATATTCTGGAGGGTAGATTTTCAACGGAAGCAAGAAAGGGGTATATAGGATCAGAACCTGACAGAGCCGATAACATTGTTGACCCGGACTATCCAATTCTTATGGATTTTTCACAGGCACTCGGTGACTGGGATGCCGGTATATTAATTGGATATGAGCTTGGAATAAATGAGAGGCTCAATATGGGAATCAGAGTTATGACAGGACTCAGAGATATATTTGGAGGGTCTACCCCTTTTGAGTACAGTATGATTCATTTAAGAGGGACCATTGTAGTAAGCTATAATATCTTTGAAACAAAGAGGTAGCTTTTCAGCTAGTAACTCGAAGATATCTGATAAATCAGGTGAAAGAGGAATTTTGTTCTGTTTGACATTACAGGATAATTAATAAAGTAATGATCATCTGTAGTCTTGTAAGTATGCATATGTATTCCCGAAGTAACCAGAACGGAGGGGATTCCCTTTTTGGAAAAAGAGTACTGATCAGAGGTTTTAAAGAATAGTTCAGCAAAGGCGGGACTTCCGTAAAATGTGAAATCGGGCTCAATCATATTCCCGGAATCTCTTCTTGCATTTGATGCCTTGGCTCTTGCCATCTCTCTTCCCTTTTTGTCACCTACTATAAGAATGTAGTTTTCAGCTGATCCCGGTGGGGCAAAAGTAGTCCCTATCTGATCAATATTAAGGTTGAAAAGTATTTTAGATGGATGAACGGGCAGGTTTTTTATAAACTCTTCTGAACCGGCCATATTATTCTCTTTTCCGTCCAGCATAAGAAATATAATATTGTGCCTCAGATGAACAGGGCTGTTTCTCAGCTGATAGAAGAGATTTGCCAGAGTTACCATAACAGTTACACCGGAGGCGTTGTCGTCTGCACCATTGTATATTTTACCGCCAAGTTTGCCCAGATGGTCGTAGTGGGCAGATACAACAATATATTTATCGGAATAGCCATTAGCTAGAACAACACCAGCAAGATTTCTTCCTGTTAACTCCCCCATTTTAAAACTGCGGATGAATGTCTGTGAGTAGAAGGGAATCATCTCCCAGGAGGCAAAGAGTCTGGAGACAGTAGCCAGAGACATTAATGCTCCGTTACTGTTTGAGGCTCTCCCCTCCATAACATCATCTGCAAAAAAAGAGAGCAGATTTTTTTGTCTCTCTTCACTAACCGATGCTGCAATCCTCTCTATATCTCTGAATTGTCCCAGTGAAACAGTAAAAGTAAGGAGCGTAAAGGTGGCGGTAAATATGGAACGCCTCAGGAAATAGTTCATCTATTATTATTTATATTTGCAAAAATAACTCATTTTAATGAAAAAAGTTCTGAGATTCATTTTTGTCTATCTTCCACTCTCCTTTTTTCTTCTATCGCTGTCACTGATAGTGATTTTAAAATGGGTACCTGTATATGTGACTCCACTTATGATAGTGAGAAGTTTTCAGTTTATTGACAAAGAGGATTTCAAAACAGTTAAAAGGTGGAGGAGTCTGGATAAGATTTCAGACAATATGGCAATGGCTGTTATGGCATCTGAGGATACTCGCTTTCTTGAGCATAAGGGGTTTGACTGGACAGAAATTGACAATGCACTTGAAGCCAGTAAAAGAGGTAAAAGGCTGAGGGGTGCAAGCACTATAAGCCAGCAAACTGCAAAAAATGTCTTTTTATTTCCATCCAGATCCTGGATAAGAAAGGGATTTGAGGCATATTTTACACTTGGTATTGAGTTGATTTGGGGTAAAAAGAGGATAATGGAGGTATATCTGAATGTTGCAGAGATGGGCCCGGGAATTTATGGTGCCGAGGCTGCGGCACGGGAGTTGTTTGGAAAGAGTGCAGCGAAACTGACATCCAGGGAGAGTGCTCTGATTGCCGGAGCTCTTCCGAATCCTCTTAAAAGGAGGGCGGACAGACCATCGGCCTACCACAACTCAAGAGCAGGTGCCATTCAACGGATGATGGGTATGATTGCCAGACCGGAGTGGCTAAATGATAACAAACCAAAAAAGGTTAAACTGAAAAAATGAAAAAAACAGCACCAGGTAAAATATTATACATTGCTCTTCTTGCAGTAACTCTTTTTGTATCCGGAAATGCCATCGGACAATATGATAAACAGCAATTTTTCTACAGAGGAAGGCAGTTTTTGATTGAGGGCAAATATGTTCAGGCAATTGAGAACTTCAATATCTTATCTCAGCTTGATACAACTCTTTATGAATCATATTTTTTCAGAGGTATAGCAAAATACAATCTTGGAGATTTTCTGGGAGCACAAATTGATTTTGACAGGACTTTAACAATTAACCCTCTCTATACTCCTGCATATCACTACAGGGCTATAACCCTGAGCAGAACGGGTAAATATGATTTGGCACTTAAGGACCTGGAGGAGGCAGTTGATCTCAGACCGGGATATACAGGCCTCTACTTTAGCAGAGGGGTTACCTATTTTCTCTCCCAACAGTTTGAGAAGGCAGTTGAGGATTTTAACAGATTTATAAGGTATGAACCAAAAGTTACGGATGCCTATTTAAACAGGGGGGCCTCATATCTCTTTCTTGGGGATACCACCAAAGCGTTGAATGATTATCAGACTGCAATCTCTTTAAACAGATTTGAACCGGAAGGATATATAAGAAGGTCTCGGATTTATGTTCTCCAGAATGAGATTGAGAAGGCTCTTCAGGATCTGGATCAGGCTATAAAGTTAGATTCTTTAAATGCATTTGCCTATTTCAACAGAGCACTTGTGAGGTACAATGCCAAAGATATTATGGGAGCACTGGGAGATCTTGAGAGAGTTCTCAGGGAGGATCCGGGTAACTCTCTTACTCTCTATAACAGGGCTCTTATAAGGTCACAGATTGGGGATTATAATAATGCACTGGAGGATTACGACAGGGTTCTCTCAATTAACCCAAATAATGTTCTTGCGTATTACAACAGAGCTACACTTTTTGTACAGCTGGGCAGATACAGAGATGCAATGGATGATTACTCCCAGGCAATTAACCTCTATCCCGATTTTGCAAATGCATATATAAACCGCTCATATGTAAAGAATCAGCTTGGTCAGTTTAACTCAGCAAAAAGTGACTATGAAATAGCCCAAAAGAAGATTAGGGATTACAAATCCAGGGTAGGAGACACAACATTGGCTCACACACTTGCAGATACAACACGAAAATTTGACAGATTACTGGCACTTGATGCTGATTTTGCAAAGAGGGATTTTAATAATGAGTTGCTTCAATACAGAGATGTCGATATCAGACTTAAACCGCTGTTTAAATTCCGGGCTGCTCCTGAGGCAAAACTGTTAATGGCTCTTGAGAATAGATTTGACTCTCCGGAAATGGAACAGTTCAAACGCTCATTACCTGTTCCGGTTGAGCTTACAACCTCCCAGCCTGAGATATCTCAGAAAACAATTGATGAGATGAGGAGACTGACAGAGGCAAAGCTAAAGGAGAAGACTGAGGGGAGGGCTCTCTTCACAAAAGCTCTCATAGAAGCGGGGAGCAAACAGTTCAACACTGCCCTTGACTGTTATAACAGAGCAATTGGGCTGGAGCCTGATGAAACTTTCTACTACATTAACAGAGGTGCACTCCAGAGTGAGATGATTGATTTTATATCCTCAATTGAGAGCAATGTACAGGTCCTTACATTGGATAACTCATCAGCAACTAGGGCAAAAGTTCAGGATCAGGCAACAAGAAGTTACGATTATACCCCTGCAATACACGATATGAAGAAGGCGGCAGCCCTCTCACCAGGATTTCCTTACATCTATTATAATCTTGGAAATCTCTATTGTATGTCAAGCGACATCCCTGAATCCATAGTCCAGTATACAAAAGCTATTGAACTATACCCCGGTTTTGGAGAGGCATACTATAACAGAGGTTTAGTTCTTATTTATTTAAGAGATAAGGAGAAAGGCTGTATTGATCTGAGCAAAGCCGGCGAGCTAGGCGTCAAAGAGGCCTATCCGGTAATATCAAAATATTGTGTTAAAGAGCAACAGTAAGTAGTGGTACTATTTTCTCAGTCTGTCTGCAGCTCTTACCATAGCTTCATCTCTTGCTATGTATCTGAATGCCATCCATGAGAGAATAGCAGCAACTATTGGAAATACTGCCGGTGTAGTAAATGCCGAGCCTTCCGGCCTTACAATGAAGAGGTAGACAATCCAGGCCTGATATCCAATTAAAATAATTGCGTTAAGCAGAGTTAGTCTCATTTGAATAACTCTCTTTTTATAGAGGAATATTGATACAAGAGCAATAGCTGTTGTTATTGCATTGAATACAAGTAGCGGCATAATCTGAATAAGTTTAACTGACTCCACCTGAGATTTGGCTATTGTTACGAAAAAGAGTGAAGAGAGCAGAGCCGCTGCACCAAGAAGAAATAGTGTCTGTATTCTTTGTATCATAGATTGGTATTTTTCACAAAAGTATAAAATAAAGCTTATTTTTGTAGTTTAAAGCTATCAAATATGAATCAAATACCATCGTCTGAACTAATAATAAATAGTGACGGATCTGTATTTCATCTTCACATAAGGCCTGAAGAGCTGGCAGATACAGTAATTCTTGTAGGCGATCCCGGAAGAGTAGAGCTGGTTGCATCATACTTTGAATCGAGGGAATTTTCCAGGGCATCAAGAGAGTTTGTTACAGTAACAGGAAGGTATAACGGAAAGAGAATTACAGTTCTCTCAACCGGAATTGGTACTGATAATATTGATATTGTCGTTAATGAGCTGGATGCGCTCGCAAATATTGATTTTGAAACCAGAACTCCTAAAAAAGAGCACAAAAGATTGAGGATTCTCAGAATAGGCACCTCTGGTGCAATTCAACCTGATATTCCACTTGGATCATTTGTCCTTTCACATATATCTGTAGGGTGTGATGGCCTTCTAAACTGGTATCAATCAAGAGATTCAATATCAGATCTGGATATGGAAAGAGCCTTTATGGAGCATACTTCATGGCCTGATAATCTTCCCCATCCATATTTTGCAAATGCATCAGATTCTATTATCTCTCTTCTTGAGGATGTAACAATAAAGGGGGTGACAATTTCCGCATCAGGGTTTTATGGCCCTCAGGGCAGGGTTTTAAGGCTCCCTCTTGCAATGCCTGATATGGTCCATAAATTTGAAACCTTTAATTACAAGGGTAATAAAATTACCAATTTTGAGATGGAGGGTTCTGCAATAGCCGGACTATCAGGACTACTTGGTCATGACGCAGCAACTGTATGCTGTATAATAGCAAACAGGCACCTTCATGAAAGCCAGCCTGACTATAAACCATATGTAAAGAGGCTTATTGAAACAGCACTGGAAAGGTTAGCGAAATGATAAAAGAATCTCTTCTGGTATCACTTTTAACACTTCTGGACGACTCGGACCAGAGCGTTAAGGTGGCCGCCTGGGATAAATTACTGGAGTTGGGTGATACAGCTGCAGAAGAGATGGAGCAACTACTCCCGGAACTAAGCGCTAATTTTGACAAGGGTTATCTTGATTCTCTTTTATTAGAGCTAAAGTTAGAGATTGTTCTCAGGAGGTTAAAGAACTATCTTGATAATCCCGACCCTCTTTTGCTGGACGGCCTTCTCCTTGTATCAAATGCACTTGATCTCAATCTTGATAAAGTAAAGTATCTTACTATTGTACAGGATATTGCAGATGAAATTCTTCTTGAAATTAGCGATAACAGAACTGCAATTGAGAATATGGAGATATTTAACTATATATTCTTCAGGAGGATTGGATTCAAGCACGAGGATGATACAGTAACCATTAAAGAGAATGCTTTAATTACAAAAGTACTTGAGAGTAAGAAGGGGAATATTTTTACAATTCCAATTTGTTATTTTATTCTTGCACGACAATCAGGCTTACCGGTGTACCCTGTAATAGCCGGAAAATCATTTACTCCTGCCTATCTCAACAGTGATGATAAGCCAATTTTTTATATAAACATATATAAAAACGGCATTATATTTTCTAAAGAGTTAACTGAGCCGGAAAATCCATCGAGAGTGGGAGTTGATAAGGCTTTGGTATCAATATATGCAGACCATTTGAACTATCTTTTTAAGTCAATAAATGACAAAGAGAGCTCAGATATTATGGAGAGAGTTTTAGAATGCTTTGGTAATTTGAGGTATATAAACTGAAACCTCCGTAATCAAAAAGATTACAGAGGCGCTTCATAGTTTAGTTTTAGGTCAAGTAATGAATTACTTACTTGTAACAAATATAATCAATATTTTGAAAATAAACCTTTTTATAGCAAAATCTTTGAACGCAGGGGGGAAAGATAATCTTCCCGGAAAGAGAAATTCACTTATTGCAGCTTTATCAATTGCTGTAAGTATGGTAGTGATGATTGTCGCTATCTCAATATCAGATGGGTTTTCAAAGGAGATTGGAGATAAGGTTACAGGATTTACCGGAAATTTAGTGGTTAAAGTTCCGGGTGAAGAGCCCACAAATAATATTTATCCGCTTACCGTAACCGATGCTAAAATAGATTCTTTGAGCCGGTTAGCCGGGGTAAATCTTGTTCAGGGGATTGCATACTCTTCTGGTGTGGTCAAGTATAATGACCAGATTGAGGGAGTTATGATAAAAGGTGTGTCAAAAAATTATAACTGGAGTTTTGTAAAAAATCATCTGACTGACCAAAGTTTAACTTTATGGAGAGATTCTCTTGGTTCAGAAGAGATTGTGATTTCTGTAAGGTTGGCTGCCAAGCTTAATCTAAAAATAGGAGAGAGGCCTTTCTTTTACTTTATTGGAGAGAGTATTAAAGTTAGAAGATTTAGTGTTGCCGGTATTTTTGACGCAAGACTTGAAGAGGTTGATAAAGGATTGATATTTTGTAATATTGAAAATACAAGAGGTGTGCTTGGTTGGGATAATAATCAATACAGTTCACTGGAGATTCTTGCTAACGGTAAAATTATTAAAGAGGAGGTTGAAAAAATGTTTAATGATGCCGATGTTGCATCACCTGATGAACTTTTCCCCCATCTCTTTGACTGGCTCACTCTTCTTGATTTTAATGTAATGATTGTGATTATCCTGATGATGGTAGTTGCAGGATTTAATATGATCTCAGGATTGCTTATTATTCTTTTCGAGAAGATATCAATGATTGGGCTGCTAAAATCTCTGGGTATGAGGGATTCTTCAATACACAAAATATTTCTTTACAGGGCAATATCAATTGTATTGAAGGGAATTATCGCCGGTAATCTCTTTGCCCTGGGTCTTCTTTTAATACAAAAAGTATTCAAAGTAATATCCCTTGACCCTGATAATTACTTTGTGACACATATACCTGTTGATATTAATTTTCTTAAGATTCTGATACTTGATTTAGCTGCTCTTGCAGTTATAACAGTGATACTCTATATACCATCTTCATTCATTTCAGGGATGGAGCCAGATAAGAGTCTCAGGCAGAAGTAATTTATTTTTTAACCAGTACAGAGTATGTGCTGTATCTTTCAAGAATTTCATCAACAAAACGGATTGTCTCAGTTCCTTTGAATTGACCCAACCTTAGAATATTCGCAGGAAGATTCTCCCTTTTACGCATTTGAGGAATAACACCCTTAAGAGACTCCCAGTCATTTTGATTTTCACCAAGATGCTCTGCCACTCTTCTGATATCATCAACTCGTCCCTCTCCGGCATTGTAGGCAGCAAGAACAAGTTTAATTTTGTTAATAGAATCAATTTCAGGTGAATAATAAAGTTTTTGCAGCCTTTTAATTAACATTGTGCCGGCCTTTACATTTTGTTCAGGGTCAAATATATCATCAATTCCAAATTGCCTTGCAGTAGCATTCTTAATCTGCATAAGACCATGAGCACCTCTCACTGAGCTTGTGTTCATAGAGAACTTACTCTCCTGAAAAATCAGTGAAGCAAGTAATCTCCAGTCCCAGCCAATGGTTTTTGAATATTTTTTTATAATATCATCGTATGGGGAGAGGTGGTTTGTTGGAGAGGTTAGGGCATAAGCATTCCGTCTGTAGGGTCTCAGGTATCTGGAGACAAGGGCAGAGTAATCTTTGCTCTGTTTGAAAAAGGTAAGCCAGTAGTTCAATTGCTGAAGAAGCTGTATATTGCTTTTGTTTACTACCCAGGCGTGTCCTGCCTCATTAACATCAACACTGGAGATTAGATTGTCTGAGTACTCTTCAGGAATAATCTCTGTCTCTGCCTGAATTACCAGTATATCAGTTCTGCCATCCATAAGCTCCTCCCACATATTTGATTTATCCTGTGGTTTAAGCCTTAAATGACATCTTTGAGAAAGGGAGAATTTTTTTAAAAGATCGTGGTGAAAACCTGTAGGATGTCCCTGCTTGATATAAATACCACCATCAACAGCAATTCGAACACATAGAGTGTCGCCTTCAAGAAAGAAGGAAGAGGAACTCTCTTCTCTTATATTTCTGTTTCCCGCAATAATTAATAATAACCCAAGAAAAAGTATTACTGCAATGAATCGTATGATTCTTCCCATAGCTGCTATATCACTATTTCACATAGAATGGCCAGTTGATCCCAATTTGTATCGTCCTGCGTGGCATAGTATAGTGATGAGCCGAGAAGTAGTCGCCGGTAGGCCAGCCTTGAGCGGTATTCAGATATTTTATAAATATTGTTGCCTTTTTCCACTGGACATTTGCAAAAACATCTATATAAGGAACGCTTCCTATCTCTCTTTCATCTTGTATATGGAACTGGCCTGTGGCCGGGTTGTACGCAGGGGCGTAGTATTTGGTATGATATGTTACATCTGCTCCCAGCTGCATTGTCATTACATTTTTGACAATATTGAACTGAAAGAAGTACCTCAGGTTTGCACTGAGAAGAGGTAACGGAACAACAGTTGCATCAGATGTCAACTGCAGAAGGAATCTGTTGTGAAAATGAAAACTACTGAGTCTGAAATTATAATTTAGAGAGGCAGCCATCACATTTAAAATTCCTAAGTGCTGTTTTATCTCTCCCTTTTTATCGTAATAAATTAAATTGTCTGTCAGTGAGTAACCAAAGGATGCGCTTAAATTAGCAACTGGAATTTCCATGAATGCCTCAATTCTCGTCTCTGTGGTTTTCCCAAATTCATTATCCCATTTGAAGTGATTCGAGTAAAAATATCTCTGTAACGGCTCGGGACTTTTGTTCTCAAACTTAAATTTTGCATCCAGGTGAATGCCCTCTTTAAACGGGAATAAAGATAGTTTAGCATTTGCATCAACTCCAATATCACCTGCCTCATAACCGGTTAATCCAATCTTTGCCAAACCGTCCCATTTGAAATATTTTCTAAAAACTCCTGATGCACCAAAGTATGCATAGGTATTATTGTAACGATCCATTTTAACGCCAAGCGAATCAAATTCAGGCCTGTAGTTAAAATAGGAGAGGTACTTATGGCCAACTCCCCCCTCAAGGTTAGATACAATAGAACTTTGTGAAAAAGGCTGAATTCTGAGAAAGACACGGTTCTCAATTTTATTAAGCCTTACCGAGTCATAGCTCTCAACAGGGTCAATAAAAAATTTTTCGTTGTAATAGGCGACACCTTTAGTGTCAGAGGGATCAATCTTATCTGTGTATAGTTTATAATAAGTAGCAAATTCAAATGAGTGTCCGATATAAGCTGCAGTTCCCTCCTCAATTTTTGAATCTTTCCCTTTAGAGAATTTTATAGGAAAACCATAGGATTGTGTAAGAAATATTGAGTTTCTTTTTAGCCTGTTGTGAGCAGTATTCAAATTGTATGGAATTTCCCTTGGCTCAACAAGAGTGTCAAGAACAAGTCTGTCGTCAACTATACCCCCATTTTCATCCCTCTTAACAGATTGAAATATATATCCGCCGTGCATTACATATCTTTTGCCCAAATAGTTGGATGTTAGGGAGAAGGTTCTGTTATCTGTTGCCTCCTTAGTAAGTATTCCCTTGCCTCCCCATCTGTCGTAAAGGATTGTAATATTCATTGAGGGTGAGATATTCTGTGTGGACAAAACATGAACATTGCTCTCCTCTTTTACCCGCTCAGCAAAAAGCGTCCCTCTGTATCCAAATTCTGTGTGTGGAGTCTTTACATTGTAAAAGGGATGACTCTCCTTTGTAAAGCTGTACATGATATAGGGATCGAAAGGGGTGAAATCTCTCACCTCCTCTCTTAGAAAATAGTTTCTGTACCTTGAAGCAGAACCGGAGACACCAAGATACTCAGCACCAACATCTCGCTTCATGAAAGGGAGAAAATGGTAGTTGTAGTCAGCGGTAGTATCCTGCTTTAGCATCTTATTGATCCTGTTCAGGTAACTATCGTGATTCCACAGTATTATTTTTTTAAATTTCAGCGAATCCGGAATAAAATAACTCTCCAGGTACATTGGTTTTGCATCCCGGATACTATCCTTAACTGCCTGGATTGAATCCTTTTGGGCTCGTGTTAATTTTGTTTGCAAAGAGTCATTAACCTCTCTGTTTTGAGCAGGTGCATAACTGAAAGTGAGCAGAGCAGCCAATAAGGCTGCAATGCTCACTGTCACCATAGATATATTGTATGTTCTTTTAGCCATATTACGGTGCAAACATACAAAAAAATGAGTTAATGTTACTGAGGTACTAGATTCCTGCTACTCTCTCTTTGTAAGTTGCAAGGCAGGCATCAAGTCTGTCGTGTGCAGTATTGTCACCAGGAATGTTGTGTGAAGGGTGTATGTAAAGCTTAACACCTCTCTCTGCAAGTATCTCGGCAACAGTTGTTACAGTCATCCAGACAAGAGTTATAAATGCCATTGTTGAAACAGG
It includes:
- a CDS encoding tetratricopeptide repeat protein, which gives rise to MKKTAPGKILYIALLAVTLFVSGNAIGQYDKQQFFYRGRQFLIEGKYVQAIENFNILSQLDTTLYESYFFRGIAKYNLGDFLGAQIDFDRTLTINPLYTPAYHYRAITLSRTGKYDLALKDLEEAVDLRPGYTGLYFSRGVTYFLSQQFEKAVEDFNRFIRYEPKVTDAYLNRGASYLFLGDTTKALNDYQTAISLNRFEPEGYIRRSRIYVLQNEIEKALQDLDQAIKLDSLNAFAYFNRALVRYNAKDIMGALGDLERVLREDPGNSLTLYNRALIRSQIGDYNNALEDYDRVLSINPNNVLAYYNRATLFVQLGRYRDAMDDYSQAINLYPDFANAYINRSYVKNQLGQFNSAKSDYEIAQKKIRDYKSRVGDTTLAHTLADTTRKFDRLLALDADFAKRDFNNELLQYRDVDIRLKPLFKFRAAPEAKLLMALENRFDSPEMEQFKRSLPVPVELTTSQPEISQKTIDEMRRLTEAKLKEKTEGRALFTKALIEAGSKQFNTALDCYNRAIGLEPDETFYYINRGALQSEMIDFISSIESNVQVLTLDNSSATRAKVQDQATRSYDYTPAIHDMKKAAALSPGFPYIYYNLGNLYCMSSDIPESIVQYTKAIELYPGFGEAYYNRGLVLIYLRDKEKGCIDLSKAGELGVKEAYPVISKYCVKEQQ
- a CDS encoding DUF4293 domain-containing protein, with amino-acid sequence MIQRIQTLFLLGAAALLSSLFFVTIAKSQVESVKLIQIMPLLVFNAITTAIALVSIFLYKKRVIQMRLTLLNAIILIGYQAWIVYLFIVRPEGSAFTTPAVFPIVAAILSWMAFRYIARDEAMVRAADRLRK
- a CDS encoding nucleoside phosphorylase is translated as MNQIPSSELIINSDGSVFHLHIRPEELADTVILVGDPGRVELVASYFESREFSRASREFVTVTGRYNGKRITVLSTGIGTDNIDIVVNELDALANIDFETRTPKKEHKRLRILRIGTSGAIQPDIPLGSFVLSHISVGCDGLLNWYQSRDSISDLDMERAFMEHTSWPDNLPHPYFANASDSIISLLEDVTIKGVTISASGFYGPQGRVLRLPLAMPDMVHKFETFNYKGNKITNFEMEGSAIAGLSGLLGHDAATVCCIIANRHLHESQPDYKPYVKRLIETALERLAK
- a CDS encoding transglutaminase family protein yields the protein MIKESLLVSLLTLLDDSDQSVKVAAWDKLLELGDTAAEEMEQLLPELSANFDKGYLDSLLLELKLEIVLRRLKNYLDNPDPLLLDGLLLVSNALDLNLDKVKYLTIVQDIADEILLEISDNRTAIENMEIFNYIFFRRIGFKHEDDTVTIKENALITKVLESKKGNIFTIPICYFILARQSGLPVYPVIAGKSFTPAYLNSDDKPIFYINIYKNGIIFSKELTEPENPSRVGVDKALVSIYADHLNYLFKSINDKESSDIMERVLECFGNLRYIN
- a CDS encoding ABC transporter permease, whose translation is MNYLLVTNIINILKINLFIAKSLNAGGKDNLPGKRNSLIAALSIAVSMVVMIVAISISDGFSKEIGDKVTGFTGNLVVKVPGEEPTNNIYPLTVTDAKIDSLSRLAGVNLVQGIAYSSGVVKYNDQIEGVMIKGVSKNYNWSFVKNHLTDQSLTLWRDSLGSEEIVISVRLAAKLNLKIGERPFFYFIGESIKVRRFSVAGIFDARLEEVDKGLIFCNIENTRGVLGWDNNQYSSLEILANGKIIKEEVEKMFNDADVASPDELFPHLFDWLTLLDFNVMIVIILMMVVAGFNMISGLLIILFEKISMIGLLKSLGMRDSSIHKIFLYRAISIVLKGIIAGNLFALGLLLIQKVFKVISLDPDNYFVTHIPVDINFLKILILDLAALAVITVILYIPSSFISGMEPDKSLRQK
- a CDS encoding transglycosylase SLT domain-containing protein, whose product is MGRIIRFIAVILFLGLLLIIAGNRNIREESSSSFFLEGDTLCVRIAVDGGIYIKQGHPTGFHHDLLKKFSLSQRCHLRLKPQDKSNMWEELMDGRTDILVIQAETEIIPEEYSDNLISSVDVNEAGHAWVVNKSNIQLLQQLNYWLTFFKQSKDYSALVSRYLRPYRRNAYALTSPTNHLSPYDDIIKKYSKTIGWDWRLLASLIFQESKFSMNTSSVRGAHGLMQIKNATARQFGIDDIFDPEQNVKAGTMLIKRLQKLYYSPEIDSINKIKLVLAAYNAGEGRVDDIRRVAEHLGENQNDWESLKGVIPQMRKRENLPANILRLGQFKGTETIRFVDEILERYSTYSVLVKK